AAGGAATGATTAACAGACTTGGCGACAGAATTGCAAAATTGCAGTTCAAGGATATTGTATCAGTAACACAATTATTTATGCTATTGGCAAATGAATATGAGTGGCCTCAGGAATACATAGATGGTGTGTATGCACACGCTGTCGAAGAAGCCAAGAAAATTCCATCAGTGAAATTATGGAATGAAGAAAGGAGATATGACTAATGAGTATAGATATCAGAGAAAGCAAGCAACTTAATCAGAAAAAGAAATCTGATACGCTTGATGAAATACTCGGCAGATTAGCAGTTATTGAAGGCAAGGTTGACAACCTTGCCTCCGAAAAGAGAAGCAAAATCGACGAAACCATAAGAGATGTAAAATCATCAGTTTATAAAATTGAGGATAACATTTATACATCGGCAGACAAACACATGAAACAGATTTTGCTGAGAGTGTTTCAAATATCGGGAGCGATTATCCTATGTGCACCTGCTGTCATTGTAACACTCTGGTGGCTCCTATCATTTGTAGGAATATTTGTATAAGGACAGGATGGTTGTAAAAAACACCAGAAATCTTTTGTTGATATTGATGAATAGACTTATAAGATAATTATGGTATGATTGGAGTGATCCTATGAAAATAGTAGTGGAATATGGTAAACATAACCTTTTTAGCGGTGTGCCGATTAAATTAGTAATACAGAGCATTGAAGAACTGTATAAACATTTTGAGGCAACAAAATATTTACCGCAAATTTCACACAAATCAATTTATTATAGAGAAAGGGTGAATGTGAATGAATCTTATTGAGAAATTAAGGGCGAAATACGGTGTTGTAAAGGCAGTGATTTATGCTAGATTTAGTTCCGAACTGCAAAGGGAGGAAAGCATTGATGCTCAAATGAGAGCAACAAAAGAATTTGCAGAGCGTAACGGCATCGTTATCCTCAGAGAATATGCAGATAGGGCAAAATCTGCGACGACAGATAAAAGACCGGAATTTCAACGAATGATAGCTGATGCCCATAAAAGAGAATTCCAGCTTGTGCTTGTGCACAAGCTGGACAGGTTTGCGCGAAACCGCATTGACAGTCTGGGATATAAGATGGAACTAAAAAAGTATGGTGTATCGCTGTTCAGTGTGACCGAACAGTTGGATTTTGATACTCCGGAGAGTATCATTACCGAATCGGTGCTTGATGCGATGGCGGAGTATTACTCACTTAACCTTGCAAGAGAGGTTGAGAAAGGCAAAAAAGAAAATGCCTACAAGTGTAAGCACACAGGCGGACAACCGCCCCTTGGCTATGATGTGGATCCAGAGAGTAAATTACTCGTGATTAACGAACATGAAGCAGAGGTAGTAAGGCTTATATTTCAAAGATATATTGAAGGCTACGGATATTTACAAATTGCCAATGAACTGAATGCAAAAGGTTATCGTACTAAAAAAGGAAATACCTTCTCGACCAATTCCTTTGTGTCGATACTTTCCAATGAAAAGTATATGGGAACCTATGTTTATAATAAGTCGGCAGAGAAAAGTGCTGACGGAACAAGAAATGGACATGCCTATAAGCCAGAGGAGGAATGGATTAAGATTGAGAACGGAGTCCCGCCGATTGTGAGTAAAGACGATTTCTTATATATCCAACAAAAACTCGCCACGAATAAAAAGAAATTCCATGGGTATAAGCATATTGAAGAATACTTACTTTCAGGTAAAATCTTCTGTGGGAAATGTGGTAGTCCCTATATAGGTGACAGACGAGCGGATAAAAGACGGTCTAATGTATTGATAAAGTATGTTTGCAATCTAAAAAAGCGAAAAGGTAAAAACGGTTGCGATGCAAGAGATTTGCATCGGGATGTTCTTGAAAAAATTGTACTCGATAAAATAGCGGAAAATGTGTTTGATGATACACTGTTGGAAAAGCTTACAGAATATTACAATGGGTTTAAAGAAAAGTGTAATGATGAGTTAAACGGCAAAAAGACAGCCTTGGAGAAGAAAATTAAAAGTCTTGAGGGTGACATAGAGTATCTAATAACCATGATGATTAAAAGGCGTACAGAAGCCTTGTTTGAAAAGTTAGAAAAAATGGAAGAAGAAAAGGCGAACCTGCAAAGCGAACTTAGAAAGCTGGAACAGACACAAAAAACCTCGCCTGTATCACAAAGTGATATTGAGTACACCTTATGGCATGCACAAAAGATGCTAAAAAACAAAACTCTATCTAACACCAAACAACTG
This region of Oscillospiraceae bacterium genomic DNA includes:
- a CDS encoding recombinase family protein, which translates into the protein MNLIEKLRAKYGVVKAVIYARFSSELQREESIDAQMRATKEFAERNGIVILREYADRAKSATTDKRPEFQRMIADAHKREFQLVLVHKLDRFARNRIDSLGYKMELKKYGVSLFSVTEQLDFDTPESIITESVLDAMAEYYSLNLAREVEKGKKENAYKCKHTGGQPPLGYDVDPESKLLVINEHEAEVVRLIFQRYIEGYGYLQIANELNAKGYRTKKGNTFSTNSFVSILSNEKYMGTYVYNKSAEKSADGTRNGHAYKPEEEWIKIENGVPPIVSKDDFLYIQQKLATNKKKFHGYKHIEEYLLSGKIFCGKCGSPYIGDRRADKRRSNVLIKYVCNLKKRKGKNGCDARDLHRDVLEKIVLDKIAENVFDDTLLEKLTEYYNGFKEKCNDELNGKKTALEKKIKSLEGDIEYLITMMIKRRTEALFEKLEKMEEEKANLQSELRKLEQTQKTSPVSQSDIEYTLWHAQKMLKNKTLSNTKQLIESLVDRVIIYDEYIQIKFTFAKTKDYNFDPPTKEELVENEQKNNLGVTNVTPRCGGEGGI